A stretch of DNA from Bacillota bacterium:
CTCCCACCCCTCGGCGCCTGTTGTGGCATCTCTCCGCGCCCGCTTCCTTCCTCGCGTCTCCTTTTGGAACAGGGTTGGCACATGTTTCTGAACGAGACACGTTCGGCGAGCAGAATGGGATACCTGCGGCAGCTTGAAATACTGGGGGTAGAGGAGCACGGTGGGAAAGCTGCATCCAGTCCTCGCCGCCGCTGCCATCCAAAAGGCAACGGCCCTTGACCTCCTAGTCGGTCGGCATGTGCACCTGGATCGCAAGCACCGTCATGCTGTCCTCAGCTTTGACGCTGCGCTCGGCGCCGGGCTCGATGCTGACAAGCTGACCGGCGGAAATCGTCGTGGAGACGCCGTCGACTGTTATGGTACCCCCTCCGCTCACAATGAAGAAGAAGGTATGGCTTCCCATGACGCATGGAGGGATCGTAGCGCCCGCATCCACTCGAATCACAAGGGCCTTGTGGGTCTTAGCCTCTTCCAGAACTTCTTTGCTGTGCGCCCCCAGCGCAGGCGCAGCAGCCTGCGAAATCTCGTATACAGTCATGATCTCACACTCCTTCGGCTCATGATGCCCTCCTGCGAGGCACCGGCCAGGCCGCCACATCCCAGCGCAAAGCTGGCGATCCTGCTCTTCCTCGCCTCAGGTCCCTCCAGGGCGTCTGGCATGCCGGGCCCGTTGACACATCCTCCGGGACATGCCAGCAATTCCAGGAAGCGTCCAGCTGGTATGTATTCCCCCCGGACAAGCCTATCCAGGACTGCGCGGCAATCGTCCAGACCTGAGATGCCCTCAGGGATCGGCCCCAGTCTGGCGCTTTCGGACCCCCGCCTGTCAGGGTCGCTCGGAGGCAAATCCGAGACTCTCAACCCTTCCTCGTTCATCCACGACTCAAGCTCACGGAAAGTAAGAACCACATCCACGTGGCTGGTCGAACTCCTCCCCGCCTCCTCTTTTTTCGCTAGGCAGGGGCCAACGAAGACAACCAAGGAGTCTTCACCCTGAGCCTCCTTGAGAAGTCGCCCGTGAAGCGTCATGGGGGAGGGCATGGGCGCAAGCGCCGGAACAAGCTCCGGATACTCGGCAAGAACGAGCGACACCACCAGGGGACATGAAGTTGAGATGTGTACGTTATCAGACTCTGCTATCAGCCGGGCGCGCTGGGCTACGATCATGTCAAGCGCGCACGCCGTCTCCTCCACCCGGCGGAAGCCCACAAGCCGGAGCGCGGAGACGACGGACCCTGCGGAGGATCCCATGAAGGCTGCGGGATAGGTGGGGGCCAGGCTTGCTACGGCCTTACGGCCTCCGGCGATTTGCATTCGGACTCTGTCAACATCAGCGCAGTCACATTGCGACTGGCTCATTTCCTTCGGACCGCGCTGCTCGGAAGCCGTCGTCTGAAGGCATGCGAGCAGCCCCGTTACCTGCATTAGCCGCACTCTTGCTGCCTCCTACCCCCCGAGCACCGGAGGAACCAGAGCGATCTGATCGCCCTGCTTGATCCCAACGCTCGCAAGGTCCGCCTTTGAATCGCACATCGTCTTATTGACCGTGACCGCGCTTGTCTTCAGAAGCACATCGGGTTCAGGTTCCAGAAGGGACTTCTCAAGCTCCGAATGGGCCTTGCGTTTTCGAAGTTGCAGAAATTTCAGGATAGCATCGGCCAGGCTAGAACCATCTTCGAGCTCTATGTCCTCGGCCGGCTCGTTCCAAGGCGTCACAAGCTTCACCGATACCACAATCGGCACCGTATCACTCCTCCTCGAGCGGCCCGCGCTCTAGTCGATCATCCCCTGCGACCTCATGAGTTCAGTAAGCGCATCTTCAGACAGATATCCTTCGTGATTGTACAAGACGGAACCTCCAGGCGCAAACAGCACCAGAGTAGGTATGACCCTCACGCCGTACTTAGCCGCAACATCTTGGTATCGGTAGACGTCGACTTTGTAGAATCCCACTTTTCCCTCGAACGCCCTGGCAAGCGAGTCCATTATGGGGTTCATCTGCCTGCACGGAATGCAGCTGTCCGAACCGATCTTGGCGACATATGGCAGCCCAGATGCAGCCGCTTTCGCAAGGTCCGCCGGGCCTGCCTCAATAGC
This window harbors:
- a CDS encoding cupin domain-containing protein, which gives rise to MTVYEISQAAAPALGAHSKEVLEEAKTHKALVIRVDAGATIPPCVMGSHTFFFIVSGGGTITVDGVSTTISAGQLVSIEPGAERSVKAEDSMTVLAIQVHMPTD
- a CDS encoding MoaD/ThiS family protein; this translates as MPIVVSVKLVTPWNEPAEDIELEDGSSLADAILKFLQLRKRKAHSELEKSLLEPEPDVLLKTSAVTVNKTMCDSKADLASVGIKQGDQIALVPPVLGG
- a CDS encoding thioredoxin family protein; its protein translation is MSLGSWTTRLVLVCVLLIGGVVVWAYNMPKSKPAVAGAIEAGPADLAKAAASGLPYVAKIGSDSCIPCRQMNPIMDSLARAFEGKVGFYKVDVYRYQDVAAKYGVRVIPTLVLFAPGGSVLYNHEGYLSEDALTELMRSQGMID